A region from the Nocardioides coralli genome encodes:
- a CDS encoding Flp family type IVb pilin: MITFLENLIAARRAKADERGASAVEYGLLIAGIAALIVVVVFALGPVIKEAFKDTCTEVQGKGSISASSCGN; this comes from the coding sequence ATGATCACCTTCCTCGAGAACCTGATTGCCGCCCGCCGCGCCAAGGCCGACGAGCGTGGCGCCTCGGCCGTGGAGTACGGCCTGCTCATCGCCGGCATCGCCGCCCTGATCGTGGTCGTGGTGTTCGCGCTCGGCCCCGTCATCAAGGAGGCCTTCAAGGACACCTGCACCGAGGTCCAGGGCAAGGGCAGCATCTCTGCCTCTTCGTGCGGTAACTGA
- a CDS encoding Flp family type IVb pilin has product MATRRTTPERGASSVEYALLITGIAVVLVVVIFSMGDVTKNMFGTTCEEIDREAQASASCNG; this is encoded by the coding sequence ATGGCTACCCGGAGAACTACCCCGGAGCGGGGTGCCTCGTCGGTCGAGTACGCGCTGCTCATCACCGGGATCGCAGTGGTCCTGGTGGTCGTGATCTTCTCGATGGGCGACGTCACGAAGAACATGTTCGGCACCACCTGCGAGGAGATCGATCGCGAGGCTCAGGCGTCGGCGTCCTGCAACGGATAG
- a CDS encoding M48 family metalloprotease — protein MRPPDRAAAAGVAVLGGVTFVVLAWWLVPWDPVPGGPVEPVAASEVFTAAEIARAEHFSFWARVWGWSSLALSLAVVCWLGFTTAGQRLVQRLPGPWWAQVALAVVVVELVRRLASLPLSAAGHRNRVDAGLSTQPWVGWLRDVAVSEGIETLVTATALVVVVALARRWRRIWPALAAAFLGGLVMLGSFVYPVVVEPLFNDFASLPAGELRTEVLELAERMEVELDDVLVADASRRTTTLNAYVSGYGSTRRVVVYDTLLDGAEQDQVLVVTAHELAHAAKRDVLVGTVLGVAGTVSAVGLLILVLQIRSRGSGAVTDPRSVPTVLALLALFTLAAAPVENTISRKVELRADVESLAVTDDPHAFVGLQRTFTLRSLSDPTPPALSQIWFGSHPTVLQRLGLIDYPLQDADA, from the coding sequence GTGAGACCTCCCGACCGGGCAGCCGCGGCGGGGGTGGCCGTCCTGGGCGGCGTGACCTTCGTGGTGCTGGCGTGGTGGCTCGTGCCGTGGGACCCGGTGCCGGGCGGCCCTGTCGAGCCCGTGGCGGCGTCCGAGGTCTTCACGGCTGCCGAGATCGCTCGCGCCGAGCACTTCTCCTTCTGGGCCCGCGTCTGGGGGTGGAGCTCGCTGGCCCTGTCGCTCGCCGTGGTGTGCTGGCTGGGTTTCACGACGGCCGGACAGCGCCTGGTCCAGCGGCTTCCCGGGCCATGGTGGGCGCAGGTGGCCCTGGCCGTCGTCGTCGTGGAGCTGGTGCGCAGGCTGGCGAGCCTTCCGCTGTCCGCAGCTGGGCACCGGAACCGGGTCGACGCGGGCCTCTCCACGCAGCCGTGGGTGGGCTGGCTACGCGACGTCGCGGTGTCGGAGGGCATCGAGACGCTGGTGACGGCAACCGCTCTCGTCGTCGTCGTGGCGCTGGCGCGTCGATGGCGACGGATCTGGCCGGCGCTCGCGGCGGCGTTCCTCGGGGGCTTGGTGATGCTGGGGTCGTTCGTCTACCCCGTGGTCGTCGAGCCGCTGTTCAACGACTTCGCGTCGCTGCCGGCGGGGGAGCTGCGCACTGAGGTGCTGGAGCTCGCCGAACGCATGGAGGTGGAGCTGGACGACGTGCTCGTGGCGGACGCTTCGCGACGTACGACGACGCTGAACGCCTATGTCTCGGGCTACGGGTCGACACGTCGCGTCGTCGTCTACGACACGTTGCTGGACGGCGCGGAGCAGGACCAGGTCCTGGTGGTGACGGCTCACGAGCTCGCGCACGCGGCGAAGCGCGACGTGCTGGTGGGCACCGTTCTGGGCGTCGCCGGGACGGTGTCGGCGGTCGGACTGCTGATCCTGGTGCTGCAGATCCGATCTCGGGGGAGTGGTGCGGTGACCGACCCGAGATCGGTCCCCACCGTGCTGGCGTTGCTGGCGCTCTTCACCCTCGCCGCTGCTCCTGTGGAGAACACCATCAGTCGCAAGGTCGAGCTCCGCGCCGACGTGGAGTCCCTGGCGGTGACCGACGATCCCCATGCGTTCGTCGGGCTGCAGCGGACGTTCACGTTGCGCTCACTGTCGGATCCGACCCCGCCAGCCCTGTCACAGATCTGGTTCGGGTCGCATCCCACGGTGTTGCAGCGTCTCGGGCTGATCGACTATCCGTTGCAGGACGCCGACGCCTGA